A segment of the bacterium genome:
GGGGTCGACGGCGACGCCCGGATCGGTCGCGGGCAGCGCCGCGAGCGCGTCCGGCAGGTCGCGCTCGGCCACGAAGACGATCGGCGCCGGATCGGCGGGCGCATCGGCGAGCAGCGGGGCGAAGGACGGCTCGGTGACGACGAGCTGGCAGTCGCTGTAGGCGACGTCGCGCGCGAGGTGCTCGCCCCGCCGCGTCGGGTTGAGGCCCACGACGGCGGCGCCCGCGAGGCCGGCGCCGAGCTGTGCGAACACGAACTCCGGCCGGTTCTCGAGCAGCAGCCCCACGTGGAAGGGGCGGGCGGGGTCGCGGCGCGCGCGGAAGAGATGCGCGAAGCGGGCGGACTCGGACAGCGTCTCGGCGAACGTCCAGCTGCGGTCGCCGTCGCGCAGGAAGACGCGCGACGCACGCGCCGGATCCGCGGCGTGCTGCCGCAGCAGGTCGGCATAGGACATGCGGCGGGTGAAGCATGCGCCGCGACGTGCCGGCAAGCGGCGCGCGCGTCGACTCGCCGGGCCGGGCCTGCGGCGCGGTTTCGTAACGCCGTTCCGGAATCGGGCGGCGCGCGAAGGAGGCGGCGATCGGGGTCGTGCTGCCGTACTTCGCGATCGAGATCTGCCGCCTGCGGCCCGCAGCGACGTCAGCGCGGCGCCAGGCGCAGGAACGGCACGCGGTCGCGGACGCGCGCGACGAGCGCGTTCGTCCAGGCGGGGGCGAGGCGGCTGGCCAGGTCGGCGAGCCGCGTCTCGCTGCCGACGAGGACGCGCCCGCGGCCGCGCTCGACGGCGCGCACGATCGCCGCCGCCACCGCCTCGGGGGCGCGCCCGCGCGCGAGCAGCCGGGCTTCCGCTGCCTGCGCATTGGTGTCGACGACGCGGCCGCGCCGGACGATGGCGGTGTCGGTGGCGCCCGGGTATGCGACCGTGAGCCCGATGCTCGAGCCGTACAGCTCGGCGCGCAGCGCCTCGCTGAAGCCGCGCACGGCGAACTTGCTCGCGCAGTAGCCGGTCTTGGTGGGGCAGCCGACCAGCGCGAAGTCGCTCGCGACGTTTATGATCCAGCCGGTGGGCGCGCGGCGCAGATGAGGCAGGAACGCCTCGCAGCCGTGGACGACGCCCCAGAAGTTGACCCCCATGATCCAGCGCAGGTCGTCGAGCGGCACGCGCTCGAACGGGCCGGCGACGGAAACACCGGCGTTGTTGACGAGCAGGGCGACGCCGCCGTGCCGGGCGACGACGTCGGCGGCGAGCGCGCGCATGGCGGCGGCGTCCGCGACGTCGGCGACGTGGCGCGAGGCGAGGGCGACGTCCGCGAGCGCGTCGCCGTCGCGGTCGACGCCGGCGACGGTGCAGCCGCGTGCCGCGAGGGTCGTGGCGAGCGCGCGGCCGATGCCGCTCGCGGCTCCCGTCACGACGGCGATCGTTCCCGTGCCCAGCCGCACGGCGGCGATTCGACCAGCGCGGAAGCGGCGGAG
Coding sequences within it:
- a CDS encoding SDR family oxidoreductase — translated: MRLGTGTIAVVTGAASGIGRALATTLAARGCTVAGVDRDGDALADVALASRHVADVADAAAMRALAADVVARHGGVALLVNNAGVSVAGPFERVPLDDLRWIMGVNFWGVVHGCEAFLPHLRRAPTGWIINVASDFALVGCPTKTGYCASKFAVRGFSEALRAELYGSSIGLTVAYPGATDTAIVRRGRVVDTNAQAAEARLLARGRAPEAVAAAIVRAVERGRGRVLVGSETRLADLASRLAPAWTNALVARVRDRVPFLRLAPR